Below is a window of Penaeus vannamei isolate JL-2024 chromosome 30, ASM4276789v1, whole genome shotgun sequence DNA.
tgtgtgtacatatatatatatatatatatatatatatatatatatatatatatatatataaatatatatatatatatatatatatatacatgtatgtatgtgtatataatgcgggcgtgtgtgtgtatatatatatatatatatatatatatatatatatatatatatatatatatatatatatatatatatatatgtatatatatatacatatatatacatatatatatacatatatatatatatatatatatatatatatatatatatatatgtgtgtgtgtgtgtgtgtgtgtgtgtgtgtgtgtgtgtgtgtgtgtgtgtgtgtgtgtgtgtgtgtgtgtgtgtgtgtgtgtgtgtgtgtgtgtttgtgtgtacatgtatatagaaatgaatatagatatagatatgcatatatatatatatatatatatatatatatatatatatatatatgtatgtatgtatatgtatatatatggtatatataagcgcgatatatacagatgtaaatacatttttatacatatacatgtgtgtgtatatatatatatatatatatatatatatatatatatatatatatatatatatatatatatatatatctttgtattccATAACTAATCTACTCAACAACCAATTGCGTCTCATGCAAGAAACACATATAAAACGTCAGCAAAGACTTCGAATTAAATAACATCTATTGGCCTTGTAGAAGAGACATTCATTAGGAAGAATTATTTTGTTACTGAAATGATTTATATGTTTGGAAACTTTTTTTCCCTATCGTGACCTGTAAATATTGTtcgttcattatcatatttcgttCATTGTCTTTAACTGTTTACCTGTTTAAATGTAAAATATTAATCAGTGATATACCCTACAATATTACATTGTCGTGTGGaacaaaaataattttatgacacagtaataacaaaacgttaccagacaacaacaaaaaataaatgccaAATTAGATTttaaaacacacattcacatgtgcATTCAAATCTATACTGATTGTTTTTCTCCACATTCAGTACGCTTCCAAACGGCACATATGCTCACAGATCTTTTCATAAACTTTCATCTTTATTCCAtaatcctccccccaaaaaatcataGCTCAGCCTCTCACCGCCGCGGACCAGGATGCCCGGCGAAATGAGGATGGCAAAGAAATTAACGCAAAATAAAGAATCCAACAAGCAAAATGCATCCGGGGACTTTGGACTGCAACTGATCACAATTCCCTCCTCATGTCCCACAGACCCGGAGAACAAGAGACCAGCGCAGCGCTTCTGTACTCAAGGGAGACGGTGGCTttggctgagggagagaggggaaggggaagagagagagagggagagagggagggaatggggaagagagagagggagggagggaatggggaagagagagagggagggagggaatggggaagagaaagagggatggggaagagagagaggcagagaggggatgggaaaagagagagggagagaagggatgggaagagagagagggaatatggaagagagagtgggagggtggggaagggaaagagagagggagagagggaaggagagggatggggaagagagaacggaagggaggggatggggaagagtaagagggagagagatggggaagagagaaaggaagggaggggaggagagaggggaaggggaagagagggagggagagggtggaaaagagaaagagagggagggaatggggaagagagaaagggagggaggggatggaaagagagagggagagagaggatgaggaagagagagagagagaggggaaggggaagagagagagggagagaggggatggaaagagagagggagagagaggatggggaagagagagagggagagaggggatgtgaagagagagaggatcgagaagagagagagagacgaaagggggaaAGCATACGTATTCCCAAGGGGAATCCCAACACCCTCTCAGCCTCCCGTccaacttccccttccccccccaccctaccaagACCacatcaccccaaccccccatccaaaaaatcccccacccaccccaccccaccccgccccaccccaccttccattGTGCAACCTGCACGTGGAGgggaaggacaaaaagaaaggggaattCCCTACCTCCCCCGTTCCGTAAGAGGATCCCCGGGAGACAAACATCTTCCAGACTCGGCACGTTCACCCGGGGCCCTCGACTCTCCTCCCCATGGGtgctcagcccccctccccccccaccctgactccagCAACCCCcagcacccctcaccccctcctccgccccttgtTAGCAGGGACGTGGCTTTTTGAATTGCGGACAAGGCTgataaaaacataacaaatacTGTTTTCATAAtagtatttttcatattattagaatcatacgtttacgtaaaaaaataaatacaaagaaatcaGTAATTTAGAATCACATGAGCATAAATATTTCATTTCAAAACACAAACTGCAAATATCTAATAACTGATACGCGAATCGTCGAATGGTCTTTAGACCTAtcaatttttgttgctgtttcaaCATAttcgtgtatggatatatatatatatatatatatatatatatatatatatatatatatatatatatatatacatatatatacatatatatatatatatatatatatacatatatatatatatatatatatatatatatatatatatgtatgtatatatgtatacacacacacacacacgcacacacacacacacacacacacacacacacacacacacacacacacacacacacacacacacacacacacacacacacctatatatatatatatatatatatatatatatatatatatatatatatatatatatatgtatatacatacatatatatacatatatatatatatatatatatatatatatatatatatatatatatttatatatatacatatatatacatatatatatatatatatatatatatatatatatatatatatatatatacatatatatatatatatatgtatatatatatacacatatatatatatatgcatatatgtatatacatatatatagttatatatatatatatatatatatatatatatatatatatatatatatatacatatatacttatatatatatatatatatatatatatatatatacatgtatatacacataaatatatatacatatacatacatgcatatatatatatatatatatatatatatatatatatatatatatatatatatatatatatatatatatatatatatacatatatgtatatatatatacatatatatatatatatatatatatatatatatatatatatatatatatatatatatatatatatatatatatatatatatatatatatatatatatatatatatatatatatatatatatatatatatatatatatatatatatatatatatatatatatatacatatatatatatatatatatacatatatatatatatatatacataaatatatatatatacatatatatatataatatatatatacatatatatatatatatatatatatatatatatatatatatatatatatatatatatatgatatatatacatataatatatatatatatatatatatatatatatatatatatatatatatatatatatatatatttatatctatctatctctatatatatgtatatatgtatgaatacacacacacacacacacacacatacacacacacacacacacacacacacacacacacacacacacacacacacacacacacacacacacacacacacacacacacacatatatatatatatatatatatatatatatatatatatatatatatatatatatatatatatatatatatatatgtatatatatatatatatatatatatatatatatatatatatatatatatatatatatatatatatatatatatatatatatatatatatatatatatatatatatatatatatatatatatatatatatatatatatatataaacatacatacatacacatacatacactcacacacatatctatccatctatctatatatatatccatatgtatatatctaatgcttatatatatatatatatatatatatatatatatatatatatatatacacacacacacacacacacacacacacacacacacacacacacacacactcacacacacacacacacacatatttatatatatatatatatatatatatatatatatatatatatatatatatatatatatatatacacatatatatatttgtacacacgcacacacatatatatacacatataatatatacatatatatatatatatatatatatatatatatatatatatatatatatatatataaatgcacacatacacacacacaaacacaaaaacacagacatacacacattaggtagatagataaatacatgcaaacacacacacacacacacacacacatacacacaaacacatatatatataagtatatatccttatatatgtatgtatagttatatatatatacatacacacacacacacacacacacacacacacacacacacacacacacacacacacacacacacacacacacacacacacacacacacacacacacacacacacacacatacacacacacacacacacacacacatatatatatatatatatatatatatatatatatatatatatatatgtatatatatatatatatatatatatatatatgtataaatatatgtatatatacctatatatatatatatatttttatatttatgtatacatatgtatatattcataaaaatataaaatatatatatatatatatatatatatatatatatatatatattcatatttaaatatatacatatatatatatatatatatatatatatatatatatacacacacacacacacacacacacacacacacacacacacacacacacacacacacacacacacacacacacacacacacacacacacacacacacacacatatctatccatctacctatctatctatctatctatctatcaatctatatatatatatatatatatatatatatatatatatatatatatatatatatacatatatatatttgcacacacacacacacatatatatatacacacacacacatatacatatatatacatatatatatatatatatatatatatatatatatatatatatatatatatatatatatataaatgcacacatacacacacacaaacacaaaaacatacacacacacacattaggtagatagataaatacatgcaaacacagacacacacacacacacatacacacaaacacatatatataagtatatatccttatatatgtatgtagagttatatatttatacatacacacacaaacacacacacacacacacacacacacacacacacacacacacacacacacacacacacacacacacatatatatatatatatatatatgtgtgtgtgtgtgtgtgtgtgtgtgtgtgtgtgtgtgtgtgtgtgtgtgtgtgtgtgtgtgtgtgtgtgtgtgtgtgtgtatgtgtgtatgtgtgtctgtgtctgtgtgtgtgtgtgtgtgtgtgtgtgtgtgtgtgtgtgtgtgtgtgtgtgtgtgtgtgtgtgtgtgtgtgtgtgtgtgtgtctttgtgtttgtgcttttttttgtatacatatatatatatatatacatatatatatatatatgtatatatatatatatatatatatatttttatatatatatatatatatgtatatatatatttatatatgtatatatatatatttatatctatctatctatctatctatctatctatctatctatatatatatatatatatacatatatatataaatatatataaaatatttatatatatatatatatatatatatatatatatatatatatttatatttatatagatctatctatatatatatgtatatgtatgtatgtgtatgtttgtgtttgtgtttatgtttgtatgtgtgtgtgtgtgtgtgtgtgcatatatatatatatatatatatatatatatatatatatatatatatatatatatatatgtatatatatatatgttatttattatatatatgtatatatatatgtatatatatatatatatatatatatatatatatatatatatatatatatatatatgtatatatacatatatatatatatatacatatatatatatatatatatatgtatatatgtatatatatacatacatatatatatatatatatatatatatatatatatatatatatatataatatatatatatacatatatataaatatatatatacatatacatatatgtatatatgtatactttttttatctatccatctctctatatatgtatttatatatatatatatatatatatatatatatatatatatatatatatatatatatatatatatgtatgtatgtatgtatatatatatatatgtgtgtgcgtgtgtgtgtgtgtgtgcgtgtgtgtgtgtgtaaccatgtatgtatgtccatagaAGATAATAAACATTAGAGAATATATTTTGTGCCCGTCCGGGGCTTAGCCAAGGAGGTCCAACGAAAGGGCGCGGGTTCTTACCTGTCTGCGTGGACGTGTCGAAGAAGGCGCACGACGTCTCCACGGTCATGGTGGCCAGCGTCCCGTCCGTGATCTGCGCGCTCGAGTCCCTTCGGCCGCGCGACTTGGACATCTCTTCGCTCTGCGTGCTTTGGCGCCGGAAGTTCCTGGCCCGCATGATGTCCTCGGTGGTCGACTGGCGCCGGAAGCCCCGCGAGAGCAGGATCTCCTCCGTGGTGGACTGGCGCCGCAGCCCGATCTCCTTCGGCGAGTGCTCCCTGGAGGAGCACGTCGAGGAGGAGTCGGGCGAGCGGGGCGACCGCGAGGGCCGCCGGCCCCGCCCGCAGTATTCCGCCGCAGTGGTCGACTGCCGCCTCAGCCTGCTCCTCGGCGACGTCTCGCGGGAGTTGGAGTCGCTGGCCTCGGGGGAGAGGTGCGGCCGCGAGTCGCGCCGCCCCTTCCTGCCCAAGGACAGCTCCTCCACCGCGGCCGAGTCCGGCGAGAGCGAGTCCCGGCGACACTTCCTGGACATGCCGTCGGTTTCCGGGCCgtcgggggagaggaagggccgCGAGCCCCGACGGGAGCCCGGGAGGGGCAGGCCCTCCTCGATGGCGGTGGACTGCCGTCTGAGGCCGCGGAACTTCGGCGACGGCTCgcgactccctctccccccgcctcgcTCCGGCGACACCTGGGGACGCGAGTCCCTTCTCCCGCGATAGATCTGCGTGGTGGAGTCCCTCCTGATGGCGGTGGTGGGGGACGAGGGCGCGGGGGAAGACACGGGAGACTTGGGCTCCGAGATGCCCGGCTCCGCCTGGTCCTTGCCGCCCGTCGACATCTGCGAGGAGAGCGAGTTCTGCGACACGTGCGACTCTCCCGACACCTGCGTGGTGACGATGGGGCGGGGCGCGAGGTCGCGGGGCTCCGGCGACGAGATGATGCGCGGGGACTGGATCTCCGGCCGGTCCGGAGACGCCGTCTTGTCCACGCTGTTGCGGCTGGTCCGTGTGTACACCTGCGTGGTGGAGTCgcgcctctccttcttctcgtgCTCCAGGGAGTCCCTCCGACGCCGCAAGATCTCCGCGACGCTCTCCCTCCGGGCCAGGAACTTGACGATGTCGGTGCGGATGTCAGTGCCGCTCTGCCGTCGCTTCTTCATCTCCGCAGAGGACTCGCGGCGTGTCTTGATGCGCGGCACCTCCACGATCGAGTCCTTGCGGCGCCACGGCAAGGACTTGGCGATGTCAGCGAGGGACTCCCTTCGGCTGAGGTCGCGGCTCTCCCGGCGCGTGAGAGGCCCCACGGGGGTGCTGGTGGTCGACGTGCAGGTGCTTGTGGAGCGCTGCTCGGCCGGCTCCCGGCGGCCCCAGTCGCGAAGGAGGTCGGTGAGCTGCGCCAGGGAAGACCGCCGCCTGCGGGACGTGGGAGGGGAGGTCTCCCGCACCTCCCTCGGGGGCTCGATGGTGGTGATCTGGGCGGAGGAGTCCCGGCGACCCACACGGGGCCGCGGGGACGAACTCTCGCTCGCCAGCTCGTCGTAGCCATTGCCTCCCTCCCACACCAGACCCACCTGGTGGCTCAGGATGGGCAGGTTACACACGAAGCAAATGGCTGACATCCTCCTGCGGGGAACACACTCGGTTAGTTTGGCAGCCTGCGGCCCCGCGGGCAAATGCGGATTTCATGTATTAATATGCGCGGAATGATACACACATATCTTTTAGACAGGCAGTCTTTTACAGCATTCATGTCAAAATTCAGCTATTTAATCCGTGCCCGCCGTACTGGGGGCACGTGCGTTTATTCTGTTCATGCGGACTCTCTACGGTGACCGAATCTTTAGTTTCGACATACAAAAGACAGACATCAGAACATACAACAAGGAGTTATCTCCTTGGCCTTGGAGATGAACTAAACCTGTGAAATGATGATCAGAATTTTCTTATGCTACGATGTGTCTTCTGAAAGAATTAATTTACAGGATTTCTTCTCTGTGGGTAGAAGTCCATTGTCTGATACAACTAGGAGGTTATGGTTGTTGATTTTATCAAACATTACTatatttttggtgtgtgtatggttaGGTTTAGTACATCGTTTGTTTAAATACGTacaatacacgtatatacatatatgcgtgtgtatgtgggtgtttctTTGTAATGTCCTTAAGTATCTGTGTTAATTCATGTTCACATATGTTTCAGCTAAATGAGACAAAAATTCAGCTTAAacatcctcattttcccctttctatttattttcctcgAAGACATACAGTTAATACTTACAATTTCCGCCAGACCCGACTTTCTTCCATATTACAAATGCTtaacagaaaaaatatttatatgtgtgtaactAACATTTATATTtggttttctttgtgtgtatacCTTTCAAATTATTTTCATGGGAAAAAAGTGTATCATACGGTATTGAATCTTGTTTCTTTAGGGTGAAAAAAACAGTACTTTCTCTACAAATCATAGTATAAGTATAAAATTCAATGAGCATTTAGAAATATATCAGAAAGTCTGATACCATATGGATGTAGATTTATTGGCCTGGAAACATAATTACTGAcaaatgcttattattattatttttttttttttttttttttttttacaaatcatAGTACATACTACTGTTTAAAAGAACGAAAAAGctcacaaaaaagaaatgaaaaacagaagaagagcgTTCagtgagaagagaaaacaaaagacgagcgcccagtgacaaaaaaacaaaaggacgCTTATCTGTTCCTGCATGCATagaatatgtacgtatgtgagaTAGACACGTAGATTTTAGAACATAGTAAGCTTTTTTAGTCATGCATCATACagattttgatttgtttattccAGATTTTTAATTACTTGAAAGTTAGACTGATTCGAACCAAGCACTCAGCGAGAGCGAACTTCGGGAACCCTggatcttcctctctctgtcttgtgtgtccttctttctctccctctctctttctctcccggtctctctggttctctctgtcttgtgtgtcccttctttctctccctctctctttctctcccggtctctctggttctctctgtcttgtgtgtcccttctttctctccctctctctttctctgccggtCTCCCTGGTTCTCTCTGTCTTGTgtgtcccttctttctctccctctctctttctctgccggtctctctggttctctctgtcttgtatgtccttcctttctctacctctctctttctctctcggtctctctggttctctctgtctctctgtctctctctttcattcttatcttagtatctgtgtatctctcactTTGAGTGCATTGCGGTGTATGtgtgtcaataaataaatatagagaaatttctgtgtatataaatgtttattcacacacacatatgaataatcaagcatttatatatgtctgaatatatacatatatatatatatatatatatatatatatatatatatatatatatatatatatatatatatatatatatatacatgtgtctgaatatatacatacatatatatatatatatatatatatatatatatatatatatatatatatatgtgtgtgtgtgtgtgtgtgtgtgtgtgtgtgtgtgtgtgtgtgtgtgtgtgtgtgtgtgtgtgtgtgtgtgtgtgtgtgtgtgtgtgtgtgtgtgtgtgtatgtatatatatatatatatatatatatatatatatatatatatatatatatatatatatatatatatatatatatatatatatatatatatatatatatacatatatatatatatatatatatatatatatatatatatatatatatatatatatatatatatatatatatatatatatatatatatatatatatatatatatatatatatatatgtatatatatatacatatatatatacatatatatatatatatatatatataatatatatgtatatatatatatgtatgtatatatgtatatatgtatatctatatatatatatatatatatgtatatgtatatatatatatatatatatatatatatacatatatacatacacacacacacacacacaagcatacgtgcagacataaatatatgcgtgtatgtatgtatgtatatataaaaatatatatatatatatatatatatatatatatacatatatatataaatatatatatatatatatatatatatatatatatatatatatatatatatatatatatatatatatatatatatatttctatatctacatacataaacatatatatacatacatacatacatatatatatatatacatatatatatatatatatatatatatatatatatatatatatgtatgtatatatataagtatatatgtgtgtatgtatgcatacacacacacacacacacacacacacacacacacacacacacacacacacacacatatatatatatatatatatatatatatatatatatatatatatatgtatatatatatatatatgtacatacatatatatatatatatatatatatatatatatatatatatatatatatatattctttttatataaacatatatatatatatatatatatattctttttatataaattatatatatatatatataattatattatttttatataaaatatatatgtaaatattatatatgtgggtatgtatgtatacacacacacacacacacacacacacacacacacacacacacacacacatatatatatatatatatatataaatatatatatatatatatatatatatattctttttatatagatatttatttatttatttatatatttatatatatatatatatatatatatatatatatatatatatatatgcatgtgcgtgtgtgtgtgtgtgtgtgtgtgtgtgtgtgtatgtgtgtgtgtgtgtgtgtgtgtgtgtgtgtgtgtgtgtgtgtgtgtgtgtgtgtgtgtgtgtgtgtgtgtgtgtgtgtgtgtgtgcgtgtgtgtgtgtatgtgtgtgtgtgtgtgtgtgtgcgtgtgtgtgtgtgtgagtgcgtgtgtgtgagtgtgtgtgcgtgtctgtgtgtgtgtgtgtgtgtgtgtataaatgaatatatatatatatatatatatatatatatatatatatatatatatatatatatatgtgtgtgtgtgtgtgtgtgtatgtatatatatatatatatatatatatatatatatatatatatatatatatatatatatatatatatatatatatatacatatatatatatatatgcatatatttatatatatatatacatatatatataaatatatatatatatatatatatatatatatatataaatatatacatgcataaacacacacacacacacacacacacacacacacacacacacatgcacacacacaaacacacacacacactcacacacacacacacacatatatatatatatatatatatatatatatatatatatatatatatatatatatatatatatataatgtatatatatatataaatatatatatatgtatatatatgtatatatatatatatatatatatatatatatatatatatatccatatgtgtgtgtctatgtatatatatatatatatatatatatatatgtatatatatatatgtgtgtgtgtatatatatatatatatatatatatatatatatatatatatatatatatatacatatatatatatatatatacatccatttatacacacacacacacacacacacacacacactcgcatacacacaaacatatgtatatatatatatatatatatatatatatatatatatgtgttcatatatttatatatatatatatatatatatatatatatatatatatatatataagttgtgtgtgtgtgtgtgtgtgtttgtgtgtgtgtgtgtgtgtgtgtgtgtgtgtgtgtgtgtgtgtgtgtgtgtgtgtgtgtgtgtgtgtgtgtgtgtgtgtgtgtgtgtgtgtgtgtgtgtgtgtgtgtgtgtgtgtgtgtgtgagtgtgtgtgtgtgtgtatgtgtgtgtgtgtgtgtgtgcgtacatatatacatacatacatacatatctatatctat
It encodes the following:
- the LOC113802420 gene encoding serine/arginine repetitive matrix protein 2-like; the protein is MSAICFVCNLPILSHQVGLVWEGGNGYDELASESSSPRPRVGRRDSSAQITTIEPPREVRETSPPTSRRRRSSLAQLTDLLRDWGRREPAEQRSTSTCTSTTSTPVGPLTRRESRDLSRRESLADIAKSLPWRRKDSIVEVPRIKTRRESSAEMKKRRQSGTDIRTDIVKFLARRESVAEILRRRRDSLEHEKKERRDSTTQVYTRTSRNSVDKTASPDRPEIQSPRIISSPEPRDLAPRPIVTTQVSGESHVSQNSLSSQMSTGGKDQAEPGISEPKSPVSSPAPSSPTTAIRRDSTTQIYRGRRDSRPQVSPERGGGRGSREPSPKFRGLRRQSTAIEEGLPLPGSRRGSRPFLSPDGPETDGMSRKCRRDSLSPDSAAVEELSLGRKGRRDSRPHLSPEASDSNSRETSPRSRLRRQSTTAAEYCGRGRRPSRSPRSPDSSSTCSSREHSPKEIGLRRQSTTEEILLSRGFRRQSTTEDIMRARNFRRQSTQSEEMSKSRGRRDSSAQITDGTLATMTVETSCAFFDTSTQTGTEASFRTQQRAYFCGFGWRASPRPAAGRWASELCFITELSSHASAAPFINRTALASRHEWNRTASLLKEDHAKVSREV